The following DNA comes from Corynebacterium atrinae.
GGTAGACGACATGGCAGACGATAAGCAGAAAGCGGCGATGAAGGCCGCCAAATCAGAGGAGAGGGCCGCTAAGCGGGCGAAGCGTAAGCAAACGTGGAGCCAGTTCTGGGAGGCCTTCAACCTGCAGCGCAAGCAGGACAAGAAGCTCATCCCGTTGATGCTCCTCGCGATCGTCGGCATGGGCTTGGCGTTCTTCCTCATCGGCCTGCTGTTTAAAGGCCAATGGTTCATGCTCTCGCTGGGCATCGGCCTTGGCTTCGTGCTGGCCATGTACATCTTCTCTAAGCGCCTCGAAGGCTCGATGTATGACCGAGTGGGCGATACCCCGGGTGCCGCCGGTTGGACTCTGGAGAACATGCGCAACACCGTCGGCATCGTCTGGCACACCAAGACTGCTGTGGCAATGAACACTCACATGGATACAGTCCACCGCGTCGTGGGTAACCCCGGCGTGGTGCTCGTCGGCGAGGGTGAGCCGCACCGTGTCAAGCCCTTGATGAATCAACAGAAGAAGCGCATCAACCGCTTGGCCGGAGATGTGCCGATCTATGAGGTGCTCGTCGGCGAGGGTGAAGGCCAGGTCACCTTGAAGAAGCTGCAGCGTGAGCTGCTGAAACTTCCCCGTAACTATAAGAAGGACGAGGTCTACGCCGTCAACGCGAAGATCGAGGCCATGGATCGCATCGGCAGCGGCAACCCCGGCGCGGGTCTGCCGAAGGGGCCACTGCCCAAGGCAGCCAACATGAGTGGCATGAATCGCCGCCTCAAGCGAGCCAACAAGGGTAAGGGCGGAAACACCTAAACGTCCAATCGTGCCCGTTTTATGCTGTGATGCCCCCGATTATCCCCACTTTTGGGGACGGGGGCGTACTGCTTATCACTGAGGTATCTGGCAACATGGTCTAAGTGAACATTTTCGTCGAGAGCCCCTTGTTGGCTCTTCTCGTCATCATGGCTGTGGGCCTGTTGTTCGGCCGCGTACGCATCTTTGGCTTTCGCCTAGGCGTCGCGGCCGTCCTTTTCGTTGGCCTGGTCATGGCTGCAATCGAGCCTGCTATCCAGATCCCCTCCCTCATCTACATTGTCGGACTATCGCTGTTCGTCTACACGATCGGCCTCGAGTCCGGACACGACTTCTTTGCCAACTTCCGTTCCAAAGGTCTGCGCAATAATCTCCTCGCGGTGCTTGCCTTCGCCGTCATTTCGGCGGTGACCTACGGATTGGTCAAGCTGTTCGGCCTGCATGGTGTCACAGGTACCGGTATGTTTACCGGCGCCCTCACCAACACCCCGGCCATGGCAGCCGTTGTCGAGGCCCTGCCCACGATCTACACGGATGCGGGCGAGCTGAAGTCGGTGGAGGCGCTCCCGCTGGTGGCCTACTCGCTGGCATATCCGCTCGGCGTGCTGTTGGTCATCCTCACCATCGCCTTCTTGGGCAAGCTATGGAAGGTCGACTACGACCAGGAAGCCCTTGAGCATGGCGTGGCGGTCCAGGAGCTATACACTCGCCGGATCTTGGTTAAACGCGACGACCTCCACGCCATTGCCGAATTGCCGGAAGATCTCAACCTCTCAGTCATCGTCTCCCGGCTGGAGCGCGACGGCGAGCAACGCATCCCCTCCCAGTCGGCTTGGGCGAAGCAGGGAGACATCCTCTCCGTCGTCGGCACCGAGGAAGAGCTGGAGCGCGCCGCAGAGCTGCTCGGCGAGGCCCTGCCCGGCGATCCCTTCCACGGCCATGACCTGGACTACCGCCGCATCTTCGTGTCCAACAATGACCTCGTGGGCATCCCCCTGGCGAAGCTGCGGCCGCAACTGTCCGGCCTGCTCATCACCCGCGTGCGCCGCGGCGATCACGACATGATCGCCACCCCGGACACCATCTTGCAGCTCGGCGACCGCGTGCGCGTTGTCTCCGCACATAACCGCATGGGCAAGGTCACCCGCCTGTTCGGCGACTCCTATCGGCGGCTTTCCGACGTCAATTTGTTCCCCCTCGTTGCCGGTCTCGCCATCGGCGTGGCGGTGGGCATGATCGCCATCCCGATCCCTGGCGGCGCCGAGCTCAAGCTCGGTAGCGCGGGCGGCCCCCTCATCGTGGCCCTCATCCTGGGTGCGATCGGGCGCTCGGGAAAGATCGTGTGGCAGGTCCCCTACGGGGCGAACTTGGCCCTGCGGCAGATGGGTATCGCGCTGTTCCTTGCGGCGATTGGCACGACCGCCGGCGCCGGGTTCCGCGACGCGCTCTCCGACCCGGTCTCGCTCACCATCATCGCCGCCGGCGGGCTGGTGACGTTCATCCTCTCGGTGTTCGTCATGGTCGTCGGCTACAAGATCATGAAGCTATCCTTCGGCGAGACCGCGGGCGTTCTCGCGGGTATCCAAACGCAGCCTGCCGTGCTGGCCTATCTTTCCGATACAGCCAAGAACGAGCTGCCCGCCATGGGCTACACCTCGGTGTACCCGGTGTCGATGGTGCTGAAGATCATCGCCGCCCAGGTGCTGCTGATCCTGTTGATCTAGCCTGCGTTAGCCGCGGATGACGGCCGTGCCGGTGGCACGGTCGTGGAGCCCGCGGCCGTCGGAATCCACCATCGCGGCGGGCAGAACCAAGGCGGTGAGCAGAGTGCGCGCGACGGCGCGCCACAGGCCCACGCGGGCCCCACCGACGTCGACCCGGGCAACTCCCATGCCGAGAGCGATGTGCCCCGGTGTGCGGGAGAACAGCCACCCGCAAACAATGCCCAGGATGACCCAGAAGATGAGGGTGACCGTGGCGACGTCGCCAAGCGACGAAGAAAAACGCACGAAGACGATGGCGAACATCCAGCAGATGAACCAATCGATGGCCACACCGACGGCGCGGCGGGCGACAGATGCCAAGGAGCTCGGTCCTGTGGCGGGCAATCCCAGCTTCTCGCCGGGCCATTGGCCGGGGGCAAAGGGGTCGTCGTGTTCGCCGGGGATCTGCGGGCCGTCGAGCCAGCTGCGCTTGGGGTTTGCCATGCCTGAAAGCCTAGCGGGAGCCTTCGCATAGTTCGAATGAGTGATTACCCCCACTCCGCTTGACAATAAAATCGGTCGATCGACTAATATTATCTCCAGCGCCTGTAGCATGGGTGTCAGCTCAACAGATTGTCTACCAACGAGGAGCCACCATGGCCTTTAAGTCCATCGAAGAAGTAGTCAAGTTCATCAAGGATGAAAACGTCGAATTCCTCGACGTTCGCTTCACCGATGTCCCCGGCATCGAACAGCACTTCACCATCCCCGCTGAACTCTTCGACGAGGAAGCCGCCGAGGAAGGCCTCGCATTCGACGGCTCCTCAGTCCGTGGCTTCACGACGATCGACGAGTCCGACATGAACCTCCTGCCGGACATTGCCACCGCGCGGCTCGACCCCTTCCGCAAGGCGAAGACCCTCAACATGAAGTTCTTCGTGCACGACCCCTTCACCCGTGAGCCCTTCTCCCGCGACCCGCGCAACGTTGCCCGCAAGGCCGAGGAGTACTTGGCATCCACCGGCATCGCCGACACCTGCTTCTTCGGCGCCGAGGCGGAGTTCTACCTCTTCGACTCCGTCCGCTACTCCGCCGACATCAACTCCAGCTTCTACGAGGTCGACTCCGACGAGGGCTGGTGGAACCGCGGCGAGGAGTACAACCTCGACGGCTCCCGCAACCTCGGCTACAAGACCCGCGTCAAGGGCGGCTACTTCCCCGTCCCGCCGTACGACACCACGACTGATATCCGCGACGAGATGGTCCGCCACCTCCGCTCCGCCGGCTTCGACCTCGAGCGCTTCCACCACGAGGTGGGCACCGGCGGCCAGCAGGAAATCAACTACAAGTTCAACACTCTCCTGCACGCAGCCGATGACCTGCAGTCCTTCAAGTACATCGTGAAGAACACCGCTGTGGCGAACGCGAAGTCCGCCACTTTCATGCCCAAGCCACTCGCCGGTGACAACGGCTCCGGTATGCACGCCCACCAGTCCCTGTGGAAGGACGGCAAGCCGCTGTTCCATGACGAGTCCGGCTACGCTGGCCTGTCCGACATCGCCCGCTACTACATCGGCGGCATCCTCCACCACGCCGGCGCGGTCCTGGCCTTCACCAACCCGACGCTGAACTCCTACCACCGTCTGGTCCCCGGCTTCGAAGCCCCGATCAACCTCGTGTACTCGCAGCGCAACCGTTCCGCCGCCGTGCGCATCCCGATCACCGGTTCCAACCCGAAGGCCAAGCGCATCGAGTTCCGCGCCCCGGACCCCTCCGGCAACCCCTACTTCGGCTTCGCCGCCATGATGCTCGCCGGCCTCGACGGCATCAAGAACCGCATCGAGCCGCACGCCCCCGTGGACAAGGACCTCTACGAGCTCCCGCCGGAGGAAGCAGCCTCCATCCCGCAGGCACCGACCTCCCTCGAAGCCTCCCTGGCAGCCCTGCAGGAAGACTCCGAGTTCCTCACCGAAGGCGACGTCTTCACCGAGGACCTCATCGACACCTACGTCAAGTTCAAGTACGACAACGAGATCTCCCCGTCGCGCCTGCGCCCGACGCCGCTCGAGTTCGAGATGTACTACGACTGCTAGGAGGGACTGCTTAGCCGCGGCCCCACATGCTCCTGCAAGGCCCCGCCTCCCACCGTCTCCGCGGTGTGAAGCGGGGCCTTGCGTCTATAGGTTCGGACAGCAGCAAACCCACTGGCGGTGGCGCGCTACTCGGTCCGACTAGCGCTTGCTGTGATTTCACCATAGTGAAACGGGTCCCTTCATCCGCCCTGGAGCGCCTGAGACGAGTCGTTTCTACGGGGTGATATCACGCCTACAGAGGGTTCCCATCGCTGACAGCCCTTGACGCCATTAACTAACAGTGTTAGCTTCAGAACTAACACTGTTAGTCATAGGAGGCTGCCATGAGAACCCGCACCATCATCACCCTTTCCGTCACCGGTCTTTGTGTTGCCACCGCGACGGCCGGATTCCTAATTCCCTACCGCGTAGAACAACGCGCCACTGCCACCGCGTCGCGCGAGCAGGCATGGGAAGTCATCACTGATTTGCCCGGACACGTGGATTGGAACCCGCACACTGTTGAATTGTCGGGAACGCCTGCAGTCGGCGAGACTTTACTCAATCGCACCCAGTCCAGTGGGACAGAATTCACCTTCCGGCCGGTTGTCCTCGTGGCCAAATCTGGGCAGGAGCTGCGCTGGCGAGGAACTACACTGATGAGAGGCATCGCGGACGGGGAACACTATTTCCGGATCGACCCAGGTCCCAGACCAGGGACCGTGACCATCGTCCAGGGCGAAGAGTTTCGAGGAGCCGCCGTGATGCTACTGCGGCCCTTCTTCAATCTCGAGGAGGAATTCGCCACCAGCACCGAAGCGCTGGCGGCGGCCATCACCGACCACGCCCACAGGTAGATTTTGAGTATGGATCGCCCCACACCCCAGCCCCTCACTCACCGGACCGCTGCGATCATCTCTGTGGCGCGAGAGATGCTTGAGGAAACAGGCTGGGAGACTCTGACGATGCGCCGCCTGGCCGAGCGTGTGGGAATGAAGGCACCGTCGCTATACAACCACGTTGCCAACAAGGAGGAGCTGGGAACCATCATTCTCACGCAATCCTTCTTCCAGATGGGCGACGCACTGTGGGAGGCAACGACAGTCGCGAATCTGCTTGACCGCTACCGCACTCAAGCAACGCGACATCCGCATCACTATCGGTTAGCAACTACCGGCCCCCTTGAGCGCTCAGCACTTCCCCCCGGGCTGGAGGATTGGTCGGGCGCCCCATTCGCCCGGGTCACCGGCGATCCGCTCAAGGCGCAGAGCC
Coding sequences within:
- a CDS encoding RDD family protein produces the protein MANPKRSWLDGPQIPGEHDDPFAPGQWPGEKLGLPATGPSSLASVARRAVGVAIDWFICWMFAIVFVRFSSSLGDVATVTLIFWVILGIVCGWLFSRTPGHIALGMGVARVDVGGARVGLWRAVARTLLTALVLPAAMVDSDGRGLHDRATGTAVIRG
- a CDS encoding TetR/AcrR family transcriptional regulator, translating into MDRPTPQPLTHRTAAIISVAREMLEETGWETLTMRRLAERVGMKAPSLYNHVANKEELGTIILTQSFFQMGDALWEATTVANLLDRYRTQATRHPHHYRLATTGPLERSALPPGLEDWSGAPFARVTGDPLKAQSLFASTHGLAILEIDGRFPPGSPIDDLWEQTAEIYR
- a CDS encoding SRPBCC family protein; its protein translation is MRTRTIITLSVTGLCVATATAGFLIPYRVEQRATATASREQAWEVITDLPGHVDWNPHTVELSGTPAVGETLLNRTQSSGTEFTFRPVVLVAKSGQELRWRGTTLMRGIADGEHYFRIDPGPRPGTVTIVQGEEFRGAAVMLLRPFFNLEEEFATSTEALAAAITDHAHR
- a CDS encoding aspartate:alanine exchanger family transporter, whose protein sequence is MNIFVESPLLALLVIMAVGLLFGRVRIFGFRLGVAAVLFVGLVMAAIEPAIQIPSLIYIVGLSLFVYTIGLESGHDFFANFRSKGLRNNLLAVLAFAVISAVTYGLVKLFGLHGVTGTGMFTGALTNTPAMAAVVEALPTIYTDAGELKSVEALPLVAYSLAYPLGVLLVILTIAFLGKLWKVDYDQEALEHGVAVQELYTRRILVKRDDLHAIAELPEDLNLSVIVSRLERDGEQRIPSQSAWAKQGDILSVVGTEEELERAAELLGEALPGDPFHGHDLDYRRIFVSNNDLVGIPLAKLRPQLSGLLITRVRRGDHDMIATPDTILQLGDRVRVVSAHNRMGKVTRLFGDSYRRLSDVNLFPLVAGLAIGVAVGMIAIPIPGGAELKLGSAGGPLIVALILGAIGRSGKIVWQVPYGANLALRQMGIALFLAAIGTTAGAGFRDALSDPVSLTIIAAGGLVTFILSVFVMVVGYKIMKLSFGETAGVLAGIQTQPAVLAYLSDTAKNELPAMGYTSVYPVSMVLKIIAAQVLLILLI
- the glnA gene encoding type I glutamate--ammonia ligase, whose product is MAFKSIEEVVKFIKDENVEFLDVRFTDVPGIEQHFTIPAELFDEEAAEEGLAFDGSSVRGFTTIDESDMNLLPDIATARLDPFRKAKTLNMKFFVHDPFTREPFSRDPRNVARKAEEYLASTGIADTCFFGAEAEFYLFDSVRYSADINSSFYEVDSDEGWWNRGEEYNLDGSRNLGYKTRVKGGYFPVPPYDTTTDIRDEMVRHLRSAGFDLERFHHEVGTGGQQEINYKFNTLLHAADDLQSFKYIVKNTAVANAKSATFMPKPLAGDNGSGMHAHQSLWKDGKPLFHDESGYAGLSDIARYYIGGILHHAGAVLAFTNPTLNSYHRLVPGFEAPINLVYSQRNRSAAVRIPITGSNPKAKRIEFRAPDPSGNPYFGFAAMMLAGLDGIKNRIEPHAPVDKDLYELPPEEAASIPQAPTSLEASLAALQEDSEFLTEGDVFTEDLIDTYVKFKYDNEISPSRLRPTPLEFEMYYDC
- a CDS encoding DUF4191 domain-containing protein; translation: MADDKQKAAMKAAKSEERAAKRAKRKQTWSQFWEAFNLQRKQDKKLIPLMLLAIVGMGLAFFLIGLLFKGQWFMLSLGIGLGFVLAMYIFSKRLEGSMYDRVGDTPGAAGWTLENMRNTVGIVWHTKTAVAMNTHMDTVHRVVGNPGVVLVGEGEPHRVKPLMNQQKKRINRLAGDVPIYEVLVGEGEGQVTLKKLQRELLKLPRNYKKDEVYAVNAKIEAMDRIGSGNPGAGLPKGPLPKAANMSGMNRRLKRANKGKGGNT